The following are from one region of the Salminus brasiliensis chromosome 14, fSalBra1.hap2, whole genome shotgun sequence genome:
- the lemd1 gene encoding LEM domain-containing protein 1: protein MPAFVEDPTQFSKQRLRSALISHNVELPPEESKKEIYLDLYLKHVWNKSNADFSSDDEDQALNDTEEGEQEEEADMVDLGSLTDDQLKKQLLKYGIKAGPIVASTRALYERKLQRLMTHPSQFRVNGTRHAAKYSDSEEEEGEEEEESSGSEQLGPESAYHTETSATANTVGIYNQSKELFYPQCFIPTLRQNLQRSLENSRNGSQSFSITQLVEEESIENRLSPQSKPAETGRRYSQTPVAGRVHWDLQGLNKSTMTNTSLYLTPECLPHQRQSPEPAPDILKELFPDTATSPTGITATKRRSIKGAAGRPVQFKYPETPLSPATLERREIQQHLVPLWVQIIVFLLVAVLLYFIYVSIEDGLENPFSVMLDSLNEAPIPEELALIPSSQDVPTGETVA, encoded by the exons ATGCCAGCCTTTGTGGAGGATCCTACTCAGTTTTCCAAACAGCGACTGAGGTCCGCGCTAATATCGCATAATGTGGAGTTGCCTCCAGAAGAGAGTAAGAAGGAAATTTACCTGGACCTTTATCTGAAACATGTTTGGAATAAAAGCAACGCTGATTTCTCTAGTGATGATGAGGACCAGGCTCTGAATGACACA GAGGAGGGAGAGCAAGAAGAGGAGGCAGACATGGTGGACCTGGGCTCATTGACTGATGATcagttaaaaaaacaactgctaaAGTATGGAATCAAAGCTGGGCCCATTGTAG CCAGCACTAGAGCTTTGTATGAGAGAAAGCTGCAGAGGCTGATGACGCATCCCTCACAGTTCAGAGTCAACGGAACAAGGCATGCTGCAAAGTACTCTGACAgtgaggaagaagaaggagaggaagaggaggagtcgTCTG GATCAGAACAGCTCGGCCCGGAGTCAGCATATCATACTGAAACTAGTGCGACAGCTAATACG GTGGGAATATACAACCAGAGCAAAGAATTATTTTATCCTCAGTGCTTTATCCCCACTCTGAGACAG AACCTACAAAGGTCCTTGGAAAACAGCCGAAATGGCTCCCAGTCTTTCAGCATCACCCAGCTGGTCGAGGAGgaaagt ATTGAGAACAGGCTGAGTCCTCAGTCAAAGCCTGCAGAGACTGGGAGGAGATATAGTCAGACGCCAGTGGCCGGCAGGGTGCACTGG GATCTTCAAGGCCTCAACAAGAGCACCATGACCAATACATCTCTCTATCTGACCCCAGAGTGTTTGCCCCATCAAAGACAATCTCCC GAACCAGCGCCTGATATTCTGAAGGAGCTGTTTCCAGACACTGCAACTAGTCCAACTGGAATCAC TGCTACTAAAAGACGGTCTATAAAAGGGGCCGCAGGCCGTCCTGTGCAGTTCAAATACCCAGAAACTCCATTGAGTCCTGCCACGCTGGAGAGACGGGAGATCCAGCAGCATCTGGTGCCTCTGTGGGTGCAGATCATAGTCTTTCTCCTAGTGGCTGTTCTCCTCTATTTTATATACGTATCCATAGAAGACGGACTGGAGAACCCATTCAGTGTGATGTTGGACAGTCTCAATGAGGCGCCGATTCCTGAGGAGCTCGCTCTAATCCCCAGTTCTCAAGACGTACCCACAGGCGAGACTGTTGCTTAG